In one Mycobacterium heckeshornense genomic region, the following are encoded:
- a CDS encoding cysteine hydrolase: protein MAQPRLVDLLDPATTALVTQECQGGVIGPQAGLPMLAEEARREAIPNIAKLLTSARAAQAAVVHCLIQRRPDGRGSNTNARLFASAKSFSADLTPGSPGASVLPEFGPEPTDLVLTRLHGAGPMTGTELDSVLRNLGIKTIVGVGVSVNVAITNFAMDAVNRGYQFVLPRDAVSGFPREYAEAVIDNTLALLTTVTTTDAVVEAWASLTS from the coding sequence ATGGCCCAACCCAGACTCGTCGACCTGCTCGACCCAGCAACGACCGCGCTCGTGACGCAGGAGTGTCAGGGCGGTGTGATAGGGCCCCAGGCGGGTCTGCCGATGCTCGCCGAAGAGGCGCGCCGAGAGGCGATCCCGAACATCGCCAAGCTGCTCACCTCGGCCCGGGCGGCGCAGGCCGCGGTGGTGCACTGCCTGATCCAGCGGCGCCCCGACGGTCGCGGCTCCAACACGAACGCTCGTCTTTTCGCGTCGGCCAAGTCCTTTTCGGCCGACCTCACCCCGGGCTCACCGGGCGCCTCGGTGCTGCCGGAATTCGGTCCCGAGCCTACCGATTTGGTCCTGACCCGGCTGCACGGGGCGGGCCCGATGACGGGCACCGAGCTGGACTCGGTGCTGCGCAACCTGGGGATCAAGACGATTGTCGGCGTCGGCGTCTCGGTCAACGTGGCGATCACGAACTTCGCGATGGATGCGGTGAACCGCGGGTACCAGTTCGTGCTGCCCCGCGACGCGGTTAGCGGGTTCCCCCGCGAGTATGCCGAGGCGGTGATCGACAACACGCTGGCTCTGCTAACGACCGTGACGACGACCGACGCCGTCGTCGAGGCGTGGGCGTCGCTCACGTCGTGA
- a CDS encoding amidohydrolase family protein has translation MSTRSLPYPVFDIDNHMYETTDALTKYLPKEHRGKVGYVQVNGRPKLVVKNRISHMIPNPTFDRVARPGSAEDYFLGNNPEGLTFREFIGEPMDVIPAYQAPAPRIELMDELGLDQCVMYPTLASLIEERTTDDVILTHAIIHALNEWMYEHWTFNYQDRIFATPVICLPIVEEAIQEFRWCLERGMKTFLVRPAPVPSRFGGSRSMGLPEFDPFWEEVVNAGIPVTMHASDSGYQKHLMEWEGGDEYLSFKPSALREIVMGHRAIEDTLAAMICHGALSRFPDLKIFCVENGSGWVRNLLEQLNTAYKIMPKEFDEHPVEVFKRNIYIHPFLEDDLKGIIDIMGEDHVMFGSDFPHPEGIGDPLSFVDRLEGIPETAKAKIMGGNAIEQLGLMVA, from the coding sequence ATGTCCACCCGGTCCCTGCCGTACCCGGTGTTCGATATCGACAACCACATGTACGAGACGACGGACGCTCTCACCAAGTACCTGCCGAAAGAGCACCGGGGCAAGGTGGGTTATGTACAGGTCAACGGCAGGCCGAAGCTGGTCGTCAAGAACCGCATCAGCCATATGATCCCCAACCCGACGTTCGACCGGGTGGCCCGACCGGGCAGCGCGGAGGACTACTTTCTCGGCAACAACCCCGAAGGCCTCACCTTCCGCGAATTCATCGGGGAGCCAATGGATGTCATCCCCGCCTACCAGGCTCCCGCGCCGCGCATCGAGCTGATGGACGAGCTAGGCCTCGACCAGTGCGTCATGTATCCCACCCTGGCCAGCCTCATCGAGGAGCGCACCACCGACGACGTAATCCTGACCCACGCGATCATCCACGCGCTCAACGAATGGATGTACGAGCACTGGACGTTCAACTACCAGGATCGCATCTTCGCCACTCCGGTCATTTGCTTGCCGATCGTGGAGGAGGCCATCCAGGAGTTCAGGTGGTGCCTCGAACGGGGCATGAAGACGTTCCTGGTCCGTCCGGCTCCCGTGCCCAGCCGTTTCGGGGGTTCGCGGTCGATGGGCCTGCCCGAGTTCGATCCGTTCTGGGAGGAGGTCGTCAACGCAGGAATTCCGGTCACCATGCACGCCTCGGACAGCGGCTACCAGAAGCACCTCATGGAATGGGAAGGCGGTGACGAGTATCTGTCCTTCAAGCCGAGCGCCCTGCGCGAGATCGTCATGGGCCACCGCGCCATCGAGGACACGCTCGCGGCGATGATCTGCCACGGTGCGCTGTCGCGCTTCCCCGACCTGAAGATCTTCTGCGTGGAGAACGGCAGCGGCTGGGTGCGCAACCTGCTGGAGCAGCTGAACACCGCATACAAGATCATGCCAAAGGAGTTCGACGAGCACCCGGTCGAGGTGTTCAAGCGCAACATCTACATTCACCCATTCCTGGAGGACGACCTCAAAGGGATCATCGACATCATGGGCGAGGACCACGTGATGTTCGGCTCCGACTTTCCACACCCCGAGGGCATCGGTGATCCGTTGAGTTTCGTCGACCGTCTCGAGGGGATCCCGGAGACCGCCAAGGCAAAGATCATGGGCGGCAACGCGATCGAACAGTTGGGCCTCATGGTGGCGTGA
- a CDS encoding dihydrodipicolinate reductase yields MTRYRVVHVGTGLTGRQALRALIDDPALELVGVKVSTPEKVGADAGRLCGTTDVGVVATDDLSAVLKLAPDCVAYCATAVRREEEAIADIVAYLEAGISVVTCATIPLVYPAAAPAKWRTALEIAAAKGNSTFYATGGEPGFISLNIPTALLAGAGQVDAYRMDEYALDLDRSYPLWDVLHESMGFGKPDGHVPARIASGKVTTDWETVVRYLADILGFELDRVELDWETLLAPTDLHTAVGVIPAGTICAHRWHLAGLVGTRAAVAVQYFATVSTAPWPERWPKPVRDGEGGMVFRVVGNPSMTLALNFEQPTAQEVNSGVTGTAMAVVNALPAVVEAPAGVIGEPLSGSAIVSRQSRIAR; encoded by the coding sequence GTGACGCGGTATCGGGTAGTCCATGTCGGCACCGGGCTGACCGGGCGTCAGGCGCTGCGAGCACTCATCGACGATCCCGCGCTGGAACTGGTCGGGGTGAAGGTGTCGACACCGGAGAAGGTCGGCGCGGACGCGGGCCGGCTGTGCGGGACGACGGATGTCGGCGTCGTGGCGACCGACGACTTGTCCGCCGTCCTGAAGCTGGCTCCGGACTGCGTCGCGTACTGCGCGACGGCGGTCCGGCGCGAGGAGGAGGCCATCGCCGACATCGTCGCCTACCTCGAGGCGGGCATCAGCGTGGTGACCTGCGCGACGATCCCGCTGGTCTATCCCGCGGCCGCCCCAGCAAAATGGCGCACAGCGTTGGAAATTGCAGCCGCCAAAGGAAATTCGACGTTCTACGCTACCGGCGGCGAGCCGGGTTTCATCAGCCTGAACATCCCCACTGCACTACTCGCGGGGGCCGGGCAGGTCGACGCCTACCGGATGGACGAGTACGCGCTGGATCTGGACAGGTCCTATCCGCTCTGGGACGTGCTGCACGAGTCGATGGGTTTCGGAAAGCCCGACGGCCATGTGCCGGCGCGCATCGCGTCGGGCAAGGTGACTACGGATTGGGAAACCGTTGTGCGGTACCTCGCCGACATTCTCGGTTTCGAACTTGACCGCGTAGAACTGGATTGGGAGACGCTGCTTGCGCCGACCGATCTGCACACCGCGGTCGGGGTCATCCCGGCGGGCACGATCTGCGCCCACCGGTGGCATCTCGCAGGCCTGGTCGGCACCCGGGCGGCGGTCGCGGTCCAGTACTTCGCGACGGTGAGCACCGCGCCGTGGCCGGAGCGCTGGCCCAAGCCGGTCCGCGACGGCGAAGGCGGAATGGTGTTCCGAGTCGTAGGCAACCCCAGCATGACCCTCGCGCTGAACTTCGAGCAGCCGACGGCCCAGGAGGTGAACTCCGGTGTCACCGGTACGGCTATGGCGGTAGTCAATGCGCTTCCCGCCGTAGTCGAAGCCCCGGCCGGGGTCATCGGCGAGCCGTTGTCCGGGTCGGCGATTGTCAGCAGGCAGTCTCGGATCGCTCGTTGA
- a CDS encoding SDR family oxidoreductase, producing the protein MTDRHTNLKGTRMLVIGASSGIGHALARAAHDRGAAVALAARRTELLAELADQIDGSAHELDVSDPAAIERVIAEVVARLGQLDAVVFTSAAVPFARVEDTDVTTWLHAYAVNAIGASHVLRVALPHLADNAVVLVASSHDVGRPRAGVAAYHASKAALNEILRSWRAEHPELAVIRVSVGPTEGTEILRGADRDLLAELYRAWVQEGQIPARMSAVDDVANAMLSLIASSRANPTVVSDIVHLAPRIMKSPSKH; encoded by the coding sequence ATGACTGATCGGCATACCAACCTCAAGGGAACCCGAATGCTCGTCATCGGGGCCTCCTCCGGCATCGGGCACGCGCTGGCCCGAGCCGCCCACGATCGGGGCGCCGCCGTTGCGCTTGCGGCACGGCGGACCGAGCTTTTGGCCGAACTCGCCGATCAGATCGACGGGTCTGCGCACGAACTTGACGTGTCCGACCCGGCTGCGATCGAGCGGGTGATCGCCGAAGTCGTTGCCCGTTTGGGGCAACTCGACGCGGTGGTGTTCACCAGCGCCGCCGTGCCGTTCGCCCGGGTCGAGGACACCGACGTGACGACGTGGCTGCACGCATACGCGGTCAATGCCATCGGCGCATCCCATGTCCTACGCGTCGCACTGCCTCACCTGGCCGACAACGCGGTCGTTCTCGTCGCGTCCAGCCACGACGTCGGACGGCCGCGCGCCGGCGTGGCGGCCTATCACGCGAGCAAGGCAGCCCTGAACGAGATCTTGCGATCGTGGCGGGCCGAGCATCCCGAGCTGGCCGTCATCCGTGTCAGTGTGGGTCCCACCGAGGGCACCGAGATTCTGCGCGGCGCCGACCGCGATCTGCTGGCCGAGCTGTACCGCGCCTGGGTGCAGGAGGGCCAGATCCCGGCCAGGATGTCCGCTGTCGACGACGTCGCAAACGCGATGCTGTCGCTAATCGCCTCCTCGCGCGCGAACCCGACCGTGGTCAGCGACATCGTCCACCTGGCGCCTCGAATCATGAAGAGCCCGTCGAAGCATTAG
- a CDS encoding SDR family oxidoreductase, producing the protein MDDVLGYEGRSVVVTGAASGMGQAVAQILVDLGATVTALDINPTTVPVARALQIDLRDRAKIEAVAAAIDGPVHGLFSCAGLPGPPFSELDTIVVNFVGARHLAEQLVPKMPAGSAISVISSAAALGWQNHIKPITELLETSGFDAAVAWLQANEQTWSWSGYAYSKYVIDAWVGWWYPELAQKGIRINCINPGPTETAMMPAFQDFAGKEVVDQSVGPIGRYSTPEEQAWPLVCLGSPRLSYVGGEVLWTDGGWNGAMTMGRHRADWADTAAAQVPEDG; encoded by the coding sequence ATGGACGATGTGCTGGGGTATGAAGGCAGATCCGTCGTTGTGACGGGCGCGGCGTCCGGCATGGGCCAGGCGGTGGCGCAGATTCTGGTCGACCTCGGGGCCACGGTTACGGCGCTCGACATCAACCCGACGACCGTGCCGGTCGCCCGTGCGCTGCAAATCGATCTGCGAGACCGCGCGAAGATCGAGGCGGTCGCTGCCGCGATCGACGGTCCGGTCCACGGACTCTTTAGCTGTGCGGGACTGCCGGGGCCGCCGTTCAGCGAGTTGGACACCATTGTGGTGAACTTCGTGGGCGCCCGTCATCTCGCCGAACAGCTGGTGCCCAAGATGCCAGCGGGTTCGGCGATTAGCGTCATCTCGTCGGCGGCGGCGTTGGGCTGGCAGAACCACATCAAGCCGATCACCGAACTCCTGGAGACTTCGGGATTCGACGCAGCCGTCGCCTGGCTGCAGGCCAACGAGCAGACCTGGTCGTGGAGCGGCTACGCCTATTCGAAGTACGTGATCGATGCCTGGGTTGGCTGGTGGTATCCCGAGCTGGCCCAGAAAGGGATCCGGATCAACTGCATCAACCCGGGCCCGACCGAGACTGCGATGATGCCCGCGTTCCAGGATTTCGCCGGCAAGGAGGTGGTCGACCAATCGGTGGGCCCGATCGGGCGGTACTCGACACCGGAGGAGCAGGCCTGGCCCCTGGTGTGCCTGGGCAGCCCGCGGCTGAGCTACGTCGGGGGCGAGGTGCTGTGGACCGATGGCGGCTGGAACGGCGCGATGACCATGGGCCGTCATCGGGCAGACTGGGCCGACACCGCGGCGGCGCAGGTTCCCGAAGACGGCTAA
- a CDS encoding dihydrodipicolinate reductase gives MTRVIQWATGVTGMMSLRHVLSRPDLELVGVRVYDRAKAGIDAGTLCGTGEVGICATADRDEIIGTEADIVLYMGKVETDIAGCFADVCDLLASGKNVIATGSRFIHPRSLHASLADGIDNACRAGGSSFLGLGLYPGFFGESLTPILSRLTGRLGRVSVREVLNYSSYASHDLIFNAMGFGHTPDDTTPLLANPEYAASAWIGSATVLAQSLGLTIRSVRGFRHVVTTPRALTVAAGEIPAGTVGAMRFGVEVDCGDTTLSVEHLTRMADDLAPDWPKKIGYEATFDGEPSMQLHLVIGSHGADHAEQGCLATAMHAINAIPAVIGAAPGLYDLSTIAPFVAHWTTCGAPHS, from the coding sequence ATGACCCGGGTGATCCAGTGGGCGACCGGCGTCACGGGCATGATGTCGCTTCGTCACGTGCTGAGCAGACCAGACCTGGAGCTCGTCGGCGTGCGCGTCTACGACCGCGCGAAGGCGGGCATCGACGCGGGAACCCTCTGCGGCACAGGAGAAGTGGGTATCTGCGCGACGGCTGACCGCGACGAGATCATCGGCACAGAAGCAGACATCGTACTGTACATGGGCAAAGTCGAGACCGACATCGCGGGCTGCTTCGCCGACGTGTGTGATCTGCTCGCGTCGGGCAAGAACGTCATCGCCACCGGCAGTCGGTTCATCCACCCACGCTCGCTGCATGCGTCATTGGCCGACGGAATCGACAACGCCTGCCGCGCAGGCGGATCGTCCTTTCTGGGGCTGGGCCTGTACCCCGGCTTCTTTGGCGAGTCGCTGACGCCGATCCTGTCGCGGCTGACCGGCCGGCTGGGCCGGGTCAGCGTCCGCGAAGTGCTCAACTACTCGAGCTACGCCAGCCACGACTTGATCTTCAATGCCATGGGTTTCGGTCACACACCCGACGACACCACGCCGCTGCTGGCGAACCCCGAGTATGCGGCGAGCGCCTGGATCGGCAGCGCGACCGTGCTCGCGCAGTCACTGGGTCTGACGATCCGGTCCGTGCGGGGCTTCCGTCACGTCGTGACGACGCCCCGCGCGCTAACGGTCGCCGCCGGCGAGATACCCGCGGGCACCGTCGGCGCGATGCGGTTCGGCGTGGAGGTCGACTGCGGCGACACCACGCTGTCGGTGGAACATCTCACGCGTATGGCCGACGATCTCGCGCCGGACTGGCCGAAAAAGATCGGATACGAGGCCACCTTCGACGGTGAGCCGAGCATGCAACTTCACCTCGTGATCGGTTCGCACGGCGCAGATCACGCCGAACAAGGTTGTCTGGCAACGGCGATGCACGCTATCAACGCGATCCCGGCGGTGATCGGCGCGGCACCGGGCCTCTACGACCTGTCGACGATCGCGCCGTTTGTCGCGCACTGGACCACTTGCGGGGCGCCGCACTCCTAG
- a CDS encoding cytochrome P450: MPKSTGSTAVGDVDQRIREAQEKFNEGMGARGDASPYPLLRELRAQAAVHPGWPEMGVPEVAGDGRKTYTAYSFDAVKAVFTDNVTFSTRCYEDVVRPLQGPTILEMQEPEHAVYRRLHEFAFARSSMKRWDAELVGPLVARTIARIREAKRADLVDAVFMPIPVRVIAALLGLPESEIGEFHRLAIDLLGFRGDMERAMQASAELKEYFVGVLADRRKAPKDDMVTILSQAEIDGVRMSDEQIYGFMRNLLPAGAETTSRSTASLAMALLTHLDQLDAVREDRSLLPQAIEEGIRWETPLLNFMREVTCDTELAGVALPKGATMMVNLGSANHDETRWDDPERFDIFRERKPHIGFGHGAHVCLGMHLARLESTKIFNALFDELPGLRLDPDAPPPHISGTLFRSPPRLDVVWD; this comes from the coding sequence ATGCCAAAAAGCACCGGATCCACGGCCGTGGGCGACGTTGACCAGCGCATCCGCGAAGCCCAGGAGAAGTTCAACGAGGGCATGGGCGCGCGGGGCGACGCGTCGCCGTATCCGCTGCTGCGCGAGCTGCGTGCGCAGGCGGCGGTGCATCCCGGGTGGCCGGAAATGGGCGTGCCCGAGGTTGCCGGCGACGGCCGAAAGACCTACACGGCCTACTCGTTCGACGCCGTCAAGGCGGTGTTCACCGACAACGTCACCTTCAGCACCCGCTGCTACGAGGACGTGGTGCGGCCGCTGCAGGGCCCGACGATTTTGGAGATGCAGGAGCCGGAGCACGCGGTGTACCGGCGGCTGCACGAGTTTGCCTTCGCCCGCTCGTCGATGAAGCGCTGGGACGCCGAGCTGGTCGGGCCGTTGGTCGCGCGCACGATCGCGCGGATCCGCGAGGCCAAGCGCGCCGACCTCGTTGACGCGGTGTTCATGCCGATCCCCGTGCGGGTGATCGCGGCGCTGCTCGGCCTGCCGGAATCCGAGATTGGCGAGTTCCACCGGCTGGCAATCGATCTGCTGGGCTTCCGGGGCGACATGGAACGGGCGATGCAGGCCTCGGCCGAGTTGAAGGAGTACTTCGTCGGCGTGCTTGCGGACCGGCGCAAGGCGCCAAAGGACGATATGGTGACGATCCTGTCGCAGGCGGAGATCGACGGAGTCCGGATGTCCGACGAGCAGATCTACGGTTTCATGCGCAACCTGCTGCCCGCAGGCGCTGAGACCACCTCGCGCTCGACGGCGAGCCTGGCGATGGCACTGCTCACGCATCTGGATCAGCTCGACGCGGTACGGGAGGACCGCAGTCTGCTGCCGCAGGCGATCGAGGAGGGCATCAGGTGGGAGACCCCGCTGCTGAACTTCATGCGCGAGGTCACCTGCGACACCGAGTTGGCCGGCGTCGCGCTGCCCAAAGGGGCCACGATGATGGTCAATCTTGGCAGTGCCAATCACGACGAGACCCGATGGGACGATCCCGAACGGTTCGACATCTTCCGGGAGCGCAAGCCGCACATTGGATTCGGCCACGGCGCCCATGTGTGCCTGGGCATGCACTTGGCCCGGTTGGAGAGCACGAAGATCTTCAACGCGCTCTTCGATGAACTGCCGGGCCTGCGGCTCGATCCCGATGCGCCGCCGCCGCACATCTCCGGCACACTGTTCCGCTCGCCGCCCCGGCTCGACGTGGTCTGGGACTGA
- a CDS encoding dihydrodipicolinate synthase, with translation MAIRVAQWATGAVGRAALQELIENPNFQLVGVLVYDPAKAGQDAGALCGLPPTTGVRATTDKDEILALRPDVVVHAASKADAVETNAEDICRLLAAGINVITTTSYNHLPTYGTDTHTAFIEACRTGGSRFHAAGENPGFMLERLVATLTGLSKTIDRIDLYEATDVSAVDSRPMLVDLMGMGRPPEQVSVDSPIFKKLDMAYRQALNATADVLGITLSGVDVSVDATTLPYDLEVLAGTIEAGTVVGQRFSWVGHWSDRPLLAIHEEWVLTRDLPQWGLKPPAPGEKTPLIRAVIKGMPSFELQLDVGWDGQPPTGKHAQPGHLMIAMSAVRAIPAVLAAPPGIVTAPVFGAIQLADADRR, from the coding sequence TTGGCCATTCGCGTCGCGCAGTGGGCGACGGGCGCTGTGGGGCGCGCCGCGCTGCAGGAACTGATTGAGAACCCGAATTTTCAACTGGTCGGCGTACTGGTGTACGACCCGGCTAAGGCGGGCCAGGATGCCGGGGCGCTGTGCGGCCTGCCGCCGACCACCGGCGTGCGGGCCACCACGGACAAAGACGAGATCCTCGCGCTGCGCCCGGACGTCGTCGTGCACGCCGCCAGCAAGGCCGATGCCGTCGAAACCAATGCCGAGGACATCTGCCGACTGCTCGCGGCGGGCATCAACGTCATCACCACGACGTCATACAACCACCTGCCGACATACGGCACCGACACCCACACCGCGTTCATCGAGGCGTGCCGGACCGGCGGGTCGCGCTTCCACGCCGCCGGGGAGAACCCCGGGTTCATGCTCGAGCGGCTCGTCGCGACGCTGACCGGGCTGAGCAAGACGATCGACCGGATCGACCTGTACGAGGCCACCGACGTGTCGGCGGTCGACAGCAGGCCGATGCTGGTGGACCTCATGGGCATGGGCCGGCCGCCCGAGCAGGTGAGCGTCGACTCGCCGATCTTCAAAAAACTCGACATGGCGTACCGGCAGGCGCTCAACGCCACCGCGGACGTCCTGGGTATCACGCTGTCCGGCGTGGACGTGTCGGTGGACGCCACCACCCTGCCCTACGACCTCGAAGTGCTCGCCGGCACGATCGAGGCGGGAACCGTTGTGGGGCAGCGGTTCTCCTGGGTGGGCCACTGGTCGGACCGGCCCCTGCTCGCAATCCACGAGGAGTGGGTGCTGACCCGCGATCTTCCGCAGTGGGGACTCAAACCGCCGGCGCCCGGCGAGAAGACGCCGTTAATTCGCGCGGTGATCAAAGGCATGCCGAGTTTCGAGTTGCAACTCGACGTCGGCTGGGACGGCCAACCGCCGACGGGCAAGCACGCCCAGCCCGGTCATCTGATGATCGCGATGAGCGCTGTGCGGGCAATACCCGCGGTGCTGGCGGCGCCGCCGGGCATCGTCACCGCCCCGGTGTTCGGGGCGATCCAGCTAGCCGACGCCGACCGCCGCTGA
- a CDS encoding ABC transporter substrate-binding protein, producing the protein MADDKLRAYGSVAPMKVGLLNDYSTQARTDDDTRDTLRLVFDEAVAAGLVDRPIEVVERHVIGLPNGTYQAVENAYDELVAEGCLVIYGPYVSDNAVPLAAHADRVGKVPNIILSGSEGALGEWTFALNNGSMAEEPVMLAAVMIGDGRSRIAIAHEASLIGKEYLAFAEKAYAAAGLRVVITVAIPQVEADKAAAVAELRAAEPDALVHVGFGHGLWGFTDALLAACWDPPRYTTTAFEMAHINAEWMRQLRGWIGLDSYDERNRVGQAFLDRFEARYGRRPAHSMPGLTHDVATVIARGLAAARPLTGEGVKHGIEQVKLVPSASGAPGTCLRFGRYIRQGWMGSDYLVARRVLPDGSGHVFHAAPSHHISAAVGVG; encoded by the coding sequence ATGGCTGACGACAAGCTCCGCGCATACGGCTCGGTGGCACCGATGAAAGTGGGTCTGCTCAACGACTATTCGACGCAGGCGCGCACCGACGACGATACGCGCGACACCCTGCGGCTGGTCTTCGACGAAGCGGTGGCCGCCGGGCTGGTCGACCGACCGATAGAGGTGGTGGAGCGCCACGTGATCGGCCTGCCGAACGGCACCTACCAGGCGGTCGAGAACGCCTACGACGAGCTGGTCGCCGAGGGCTGTCTGGTGATCTACGGCCCGTACGTTTCCGACAACGCGGTGCCGCTGGCGGCGCATGCCGACCGGGTCGGCAAAGTGCCCAACATCATCCTGTCGGGCTCCGAGGGCGCGCTGGGCGAGTGGACGTTCGCACTCAACAACGGCTCGATGGCCGAGGAGCCGGTGATGTTGGCTGCGGTGATGATCGGGGACGGTCGGTCTCGGATTGCCATCGCCCACGAGGCCTCGCTGATCGGCAAGGAGTACCTGGCGTTCGCCGAAAAGGCCTATGCCGCAGCCGGATTACGAGTTGTCATCACCGTGGCCATTCCGCAGGTGGAAGCCGACAAGGCCGCGGCGGTCGCCGAACTGCGCGCCGCCGAACCCGACGCGCTGGTGCACGTCGGGTTCGGTCACGGGCTATGGGGCTTCACCGACGCGCTGCTGGCCGCTTGCTGGGATCCACCGCGATACACCACAACCGCCTTCGAGATGGCGCACATCAACGCCGAATGGATGCGCCAGTTGCGCGGCTGGATCGGTCTGGACAGCTACGACGAGCGGAACCGGGTCGGTCAGGCTTTCCTGGACCGATTCGAGGCCCGCTACGGGCGAAGACCCGCGCACTCGATGCCGGGGCTCACCCATGACGTGGCGACAGTAATCGCGCGAGGGCTGGCGGCGGCCCGCCCGCTGACCGGAGAAGGCGTCAAGCACGGCATCGAACAGGTCAAGCTGGTGCCGTCGGCCAGCGGGGCACCCGGAACGTGTCTGCGCTTCGGCCGCTACATCCGACAGGGCTGGATGGGCTCGGACTACCTGGTGGCCCGTCGCGTGCTGCCGGATGGCTCCGGGCACGTATTTCACGCGGCGCCAAGCCATCACATCTCAGCGGCGGTCGGCGTCGGCTAG
- a CDS encoding TetR/AcrR family transcriptional regulator, with translation MAKRGGSDIERRARGERTRRNLVDAGRSLFVAKGYFNTSIGELVTASGVGTRGAFYHHFKDKSELFRAVFEEVERDLTLRSLASPPPGADAWARLSAGLHGFLESALEPEVQRVMLLDGPVVLGWQTLREIEEGNSIELINQMVREAIAEGVIDDQPVGELTHMVVAALEEGALLVAHASDPARARQRAAQVLDRLLLSFAAAPRKALR, from the coding sequence ATGGCCAAGCGTGGCGGCAGCGACATTGAGCGGCGGGCCCGTGGCGAACGGACCCGGCGGAATTTGGTCGACGCCGGGCGCTCGCTGTTCGTCGCGAAGGGCTATTTCAACACCAGCATCGGCGAGCTGGTGACAGCCTCCGGCGTCGGCACCCGCGGCGCCTTCTATCACCACTTCAAGGACAAGTCCGAGCTGTTCCGAGCGGTGTTCGAGGAAGTCGAGCGCGACTTGACGTTGCGCTCCTTGGCCTCTCCCCCGCCGGGCGCCGATGCCTGGGCGCGACTGTCGGCGGGCCTGCACGGCTTCCTTGAGTCGGCGCTCGAACCCGAGGTGCAGCGCGTCATGCTGCTCGACGGACCGGTGGTGTTGGGCTGGCAGACGCTGCGCGAAATCGAGGAGGGCAACAGCATCGAGCTGATCAACCAGATGGTCCGGGAAGCCATCGCGGAGGGCGTCATCGACGACCAGCCGGTGGGTGAACTGACCCATATGGTCGTCGCCGCGCTCGAGGAGGGCGCGCTGCTCGTCGCGCACGCTTCCGACCCGGCTCGCGCCCGGCAGCGCGCGGCCCAGGTTCTCGACCGATTGTTGCTCAGTTTCGCCGCCGCGCCGCGAAAAGCGCTTCGGTAA
- a CDS encoding SDR family oxidoreductase, with the protein MSDEPATRIAVVGASAGLGRCIGIGLARRGARVAFLARRQDRLVKAAEEAQNGAVAVTCDVTDAITCRRAIGRVVDEFGGLDALVYTTGMGVLAPLADVTSEQWAQLFATNVTGASLVTAAAAPHLAATGGSAVYLSSLSASYTTPWPLLGAYAVSKAALDKLTEAWRIEHPNIAFTRLAVGDSFGGPGDSQTEFNKSWDPETLDNAIRYWMDHGYMQGGLVDADHLVGVVHSILTCGSSSFIPYLTLAPRPTDAVKELRQW; encoded by the coding sequence ATGTCTGACGAGCCCGCCACGCGAATCGCCGTCGTCGGAGCGTCGGCCGGACTCGGGCGTTGCATCGGCATCGGGCTGGCCAGGCGCGGTGCCCGGGTGGCATTTCTTGCGCGACGCCAGGACCGCCTGGTCAAGGCGGCCGAGGAAGCGCAGAACGGCGCGGTGGCCGTCACCTGCGACGTCACCGACGCGATCACCTGCCGACGCGCGATCGGTCGAGTGGTCGATGAGTTCGGCGGCCTGGACGCTTTGGTCTACACCACCGGGATGGGGGTGCTCGCGCCGCTCGCCGACGTCACCAGTGAGCAGTGGGCCCAGCTGTTTGCGACCAACGTCACCGGCGCGTCGCTGGTCACCGCGGCGGCCGCACCGCACCTGGCGGCTACGGGAGGCTCCGCGGTGTACCTGTCCTCGCTGAGCGCGTCGTACACCACGCCGTGGCCGCTGCTCGGTGCTTACGCGGTCAGCAAGGCGGCGCTGGACAAGCTCACCGAGGCCTGGCGCATCGAGCATCCGAACATCGCGTTCACCAGGCTCGCGGTGGGCGACAGTTTCGGGGGTCCGGGCGACTCGCAGACCGAGTTCAACAAGAGTTGGGATCCGGAGACGCTGGACAACGCGATCAGGTACTGGATGGACCACGGTTACATGCAGGGCGGGCTGGTCGACGCTGATCATCTCGTCGGCGTCGTGCACTCGATACTCACCTGCGGCAGCAGCAGTTTCATTCCCTACCTCACGCTCGCGCCGCGGCCCACCGATGCGGTCAAGGAACTCCGCCAGTGGTGA